CACCGGAGACCGCTTGCGGCCACGGAAGGTAGGCGACCGAGCCGAGATCGAGTCCGGCGCGATGCACCTCAAGCATGGCGATGCGGTCCTGCATGCCGGTGAGCGCAGGAACGGTGACCTTTTGCGCGCCCAGGCTTTCCGTGACGCGCAGCGGCCAGCCGGTGCGCACGCGAGTGCCGGGGGCCGGCGTCTGGTCCATGATGTCACCGGCGGGAATGGCGGCGGAATAAAAGTGATTGGCGACCTGCATGCGCAGGCCGAGATGGGCGGACTCGCCATCGGCCTCGGCGATGCTTTTGCCGCGCATGTCTGGCACGCTGACCTCAGCGCCATGAATCACGAGCTGCATGGTGATGATGGCCGAGGTGAGCGCGACGGCGACCAGCAGCAGCATGATGCCGAGGATGCGGAAGAGCGATTTCACGCAGTCGTCTCCGCGCCGCCGCGAATGATCTCGATGGAGTAGTCGATTTTGACAGACTGCTCCAGCATCTTAGAGACGGAGCAGTACTTGTTTTTGGAGAGGGATACGGCGTCTTCGGCGGCCTTTTGCGTGACATCGCCCTCGATGCGATAGGTGAGGTGAATGTGCGTGAAGACGCGCGGCGGCTGCTCGGCCTGCTCGGCGCGGGCGCTGACGGTGAGGCCGCGAATGGGCTCGCGCTTCTTTTGCAGAATGCCGGCGACATCGACGGAGGTACAGCCGCAGAGCGCGGCCAGCACGGCTTCCATGGGGGAGGGACCGGCTTTGTGTTCGGCCGTGGTGTCGAAGAAGATGGTGTGATTGCTCTCGGTGTTGCCGGCGTAGAGCGAGCCCTGTTTCCATTCTGCCGATGCGATCATGGTGATTCTCCTTCCCATGTGTGGCTAATTGGATGCCTTTGCTACCCGTGATGATTGTCGGTTGCGGGCTCGGGATGAATCAAGACGCGATCGACTTCGGGGCAGCGCAGCTTGAAGCGGTCTTCCAGCGCGGTGATGATGGCGTGTACGCGCTGCATGGGCAGATCGTCGGGCAGAGTGCAGTGGCAGGAGAGGCTGATGGTTTCTCCGGCGCGGCCCACGAGCACCTCGTGAATGTCGATGACTTCGGGCAGCGTGGCGGCGGAGGCGCGCAGCTCGGCTTCCATGTGTTCGTCCTGCGCGAGGGCGACGGGCTTCTCAATGGTGGCCGGCTCGCTCTCGATGTGGGTGAGCACGGACTCGACCTGGGGCAGCTCGACGCGAATCTGGTCTTCAATGCCGCGCACGAATTCGTGGGCCTGGCGGAGCGGCATGGTTTCAGGCACCTCGATGTGCTGCTCGACGTGCAGGCCGCCTTCATAGGACTGCACGCTGACGTCGTGCAGCATGACATTGTTGCGCGAGGCGACGGCGCGCACCTTATCAAAGATGCTCTCGGCGCTGGTGGAGCGGGGAACGGTGTGGATGACCACATCGGCTCCGGGCACGATGCGATGCACGGCGCGCGTGGCCTCGGCAACTAACTGCTCGCTGCGCTGAAAGGTGAGCTGGCGCGGCATGGAGAGCGTGAGATCGGCGAAGTAGCGCGTGCCGGAGCGGCGCATG
The DNA window shown above is from Acidobacterium capsulatum ATCC 51196 and carries:
- a CDS encoding PASTA domain-containing protein translates to MKSLFRILGIMLLLVAVALTSAIITMQLVIHGAEVSVPDMRGKSIAEADGESAHLGLRMQVANHFYSAAIPAGDIMDQTPAPGTRVRTGWPLRVTESLGAQKVTVPALTGMQDRIAMLEVHRAGLDLGSVAYLPWPQAVSGAVLAQTPTAHAKDVASPNVQLLVAAPADEDTPTQNALVMPNLVGKIFTGAALTVTHAGLRLAPVKEVAVAIPPVGSVNSTAAPRPPVLTGSVLAQTPLAGYQVTPGTTVTLTVAK
- a CDS encoding OsmC family protein; its protein translation is MIASAEWKQGSLYAGNTESNHTIFFDTTAEHKAGPSPMEAVLAALCGCTSVDVAGILQKKREPIRGLTVSARAEQAEQPPRVFTHIHLTYRIEGDVTQKAAEDAVSLSKNKYCSVSKMLEQSVKIDYSIEIIRGGAETTA